The genomic interval GATAGAGATGGAGCAAATATATTCTTCCAACTAATCTCAAAAAGATATGAAAAACATTCAACAATAATAACAACCAATACTCCGTTTTCAGAATGGAGCGAGATATTTGGTTCTCCTGTACTATCTCAAGCAATATTAGATAGACTATTACACCATTCCCACGTAATCTTAATTAAAGGAAAATCTTATAGATTAAAGGAAAAACTTGAATTTTTCTCTAATTCTTCTAAACAATAATATCTAAACAACAATAATGAACCTTATTTATCCTTTTTTTGTACATTTTTATTTTCCCTTTTTTATACATTTTTATGTTGACTTTTACATTAATTATCCATAGTGGAATGTAAAGTGATGAAAGAATTAAGTGGAAACTTGGAGAATTAGAAGTTATTAATTATCCATAGTGGAATGTAAAGTTTAATACCACCAAAGAGTCTTGGAGTTGAATTATCGGTTATTAATTATCCATAGTGGAATGTAAAGCTTGAATTATCAAAAGATAGTGATTATGTTGAATAGTTATTAATTATCCATAGTGGAATATAAAAGCTATGTTTTTAAAGCGATTTGTTTGTAAATGTAAAAATTTATTTCAAGGTAGAGGGTTCAATTTATAGAAGATAAAAAAATTGAAGAAAATAAAAGAAGTTTTAAATACTGAAGGAAAAGTTTAAAAATTACAATTGTTGCTCTATAGATTACTTTTTTTGGTTATTCATGGAAGCAATAGTTATTTTTTATAATTTGGTAAAACTGCTAGTATTAATGCAAATGTGGTCAGAAAAATGCCTAAGAATTGGAAATATGTTAAATTTTCTGAAAGTATGATTATTGAAAAAATAGTTGCGAATACGGGTTCGCCAACGAATATTAAGGCTGAGGTGTTACTCCCCACTACTTTTTGATATCTTATTTGAGCAATCAATGCGTAGATAGTAGCAAAGATTGCTGTAAAACTAGCTACACTAAATATGTTCAAGCTTATTTTCCAAGATGAGCCAATGCCAAGAAAGGAATTTAATAATGCTACAACAAAGAATTGGGAAGTAAGTAGGTGTTCTTCTTTCATTTTTTTTGAGAAATGAGTTACCATTACGACGTGTAATGCATATAATATTGCACAAATTAATGTTAAAAAATCTCCAACATTAAAGTAATCTATACCTCCAGATAAGAAATACTCTCCGACTATTGCAATGAAAAAACCTGTTATTTGAAAAAATGTTGGCTTTTCTTTCTCAATAATATAAGAAAACAAGGGAATTAAAACAATATAAAATGCTGTAATAAAACCACTTTTGGATGAAGTAGTTATTGCTAATCCCCATGTTTGTGCCGCGTATGCAAATCCTAAAACAATTCCAAGCAAGAGGCCAAATTTATTTCCTTTACCGAACAAAAGAAATGATAAAAGGGTTGCAATCCAAAAACGAATTGCATTGTAAACAAACGGAGAAATGCTGGGCAGGATTAATTTTTGTATGGGAAAAGTAAGTCCCCAAATAGCTGTAACTAACAAAAGATTGGAGACTGCTATCCATTTTTTACTCAAAATTATTCCTCCTAAATAAATCTTCTAAAGAACAAAGGGGCCTACTCGAAACTTTTGATTTAGACGATATTTGATAAATTGTTGTGTCTTTTTTGATCTCATCGTCAGTATATGGAATTTTTAATGCAGTTAAACAACCACCATATACTGCACCAGTATCTATATTTATCTCAAATATTTTATTTTTGTATCTATTCAAAAACACACTATTGAATGGTGTGTGACCATGAACCACGACGTAATTTCCTGTTGGCTTTTCAAAGATATTTCTTTCCCATATATTGGTTTCGTTAAATGAAATTAATTTCTCTTGTATTTTTTCATAATATTCATCATAGGTTTTTATACCCAGTATTTCTTTAACAGGAAATTTTGGATTAATATTTCCATGGCTAAATAAAATGTTTACTCCCATGATGTTTTCCAAATGAAGAAATCTCAAACTTGTGAAAAAATCTAAATATGTTATGACTTTTTCAGGTGAACCAAACGACTTTATTGTTGCATATCCGCCGTTATTTGGATGTAACCACGAACTACTATATCCATTGAAGTATCTGATCAGCATATCTTCGTGGTTCCCCATTAGAGGTACTGCATTTTTTAAATCTTTTACTAAGTCAACTACTTCTTTAGATTTAGGCCCTCTATCAATGTAATCACCTAAAAAGATAATCTTTGAATTATCTTCAATTTGATCTATTATTTTTATTAAATCATCAAAACAACCGTGAATATCTCCGATAACATAAAGCATAATAAATCACCTCTAAAATATAATTGTATCAAATAATTATTATATGTGATACAATAATTTCAAGGAGGAGACAAAAATGGGTTTTGGTAGATTAATATTTATGCTGGGAAATTTATTTACTATTCAAAGATGGAATAATAAGCCGGCAATAATTAAGTTTTCAGAAGCTGATAATGCTTATACAACACTTTTAATTTCTTTTTTCTTAAAAGATAGATACGAAAAAAAAGTTGAAGAGTCTGTTCAGTGGAGATTGTCGCGGGTTTTACCCAAACTTGTGTTGTCAGATATATCCCTTGAATTAAAGGAAAGAGTAGAGAGATTCTCGCCTGATGTATGGAAAAAAGTCAGAGAAAAAGCTTTTAATGATTTATACAAAGTAATAGATAAAGCTTTTATAAAGCAAATAACAACGGATGAACAATCTGTATATGATAAATTTGCAGATGTTATAACCAGTTTATTTGAGGCAAAAGTTAATGGAAAATTATTTGATTATGAAATTCCAATTGAAGAGTTAAACGCAAAATTGGAACAGATTGAAATTGAAGAGAAAGAAGAACTTTTAGAAATATCTAAAATAATCTTTTCTATAGTACTTAATATGATTTCAATGACAAGATGGAATAGGGTTCACAGGAACATAAAAACTACAGTTGCGGGACATTCGTTCATTGTAGTAGTTGTTGCATACATAATTTCTACCTTGTTATCTTTATCCGAAGAGAAGAAAGAGGAAGTAATCAAAAGAGCTTTGCTACATGACTTACCTGAAGCGTTTACTGGAGATGTAATAACCCCTACCAAGAAAAAAAGTCCTGAGCTAGATAATTTAGTTTCCTTAGTTGAAAAGGAAATGTTTTTAGATTGGATAAGTGTAAATCCTTCAATTTCTTATATAAGTGATTATTTGGAATTTGTAATTAATCCTTTTGAAGGTTATTTGGGAAAAATAGTTAGAGCGGCAGATCATTTTGCAGCACTTTTGGAATGTTCGTTGGAAATGTTTTCAGGGAACAAGGAAGATGTCTTTAGAGATGCATTTTTTGATTTCAAAAAGAAATTAAAGAATTTTTCTGAGCTTGATTTATCTGAATGGATTGATGAAATAGAAGATTTGATATTTTAGGGGGGGACTTGATGGTTGAACTTAAAATGCTCAAATCTGGAATTGTTTTGTATATTGATGAGTATGAAGACCTTAAAAGTTTACTTTTAGAGATAAATAACATATTTGAAAATGTAAGCCATATTTTCCAACCTGGAGACAAAATAATGTTGAAAGTTGAAGAATACAGAAAAAAAATAAAAGATATTCCGAAGATTATTGAAAAGATAGAATCATATGATTTGAAAGTATCGAGTATTTTGACGGAAAATTATGATGAAAATGATGCTATCGTAAGAGTGAAGGAAAAAGATGAGCCCAAAATGGAAACATTGATAATTTCTAGAAATTTACGTTCTGGACAAAAGTTAAATCATTCTGGGCATTTAATTTTCATTGGAGATGTACATTCAGGCTCGGAAATAATTGCCGGCGGTACTTTGGTAATTTTTGGTAACTGCTTTGGTATTGTAAGAGCGGGTTTGAAAGTTGCCAATTCGTATATCTTGTCACTTAATTTAAAGAGTTCCCTTATTCAAATTGGTGAAATAAAACAAGTTCTTTCAAAACAGTATGAGTCACCAGTTTTTGTATATGGAAAAGGTGGAAAGATATATATTGAAGAATTAGGAAACGAGTAGAAATAAAATGGAGGTTTTAGGATGAAATTGTTTGATAAAAATGAGAGAATGATAAAAAAATATTTTAAAAGAGTAGCAAAAATTAATGAAAAAAATTATGAAAATACTGTCTCAGAAGAATTAAGAAAAAAATTTTTAAAAATAAAGGAAAATATTGATGAAGAGAACATTGATGAATATTTAAATGAAGTTTTTGCGATCGTTAGGGAAATTGCAAAAAGAACT from Thermosipho atlanticus DSM 15807 carries:
- a CDS encoding ATP-binding protein — protein: DRDGANIFFQLISKRYEKHSTIITTNTPFSEWSEIFGSPVLSQAILDRLLHHSHVILIKGKSYRLKEKLEFFSNSSKQ
- a CDS encoding HD domain-containing protein, with amino-acid sequence MGFGRLIFMLGNLFTIQRWNNKPAIIKFSEADNAYTTLLISFFLKDRYEKKVEESVQWRLSRVLPKLVLSDISLELKERVERFSPDVWKKVREKAFNDLYKVIDKAFIKQITTDEQSVYDKFADVITSLFEAKVNGKLFDYEIPIEELNAKLEQIEIEEKEELLEISKIIFSIVLNMISMTRWNRVHRNIKTTVAGHSFIVVVVAYIISTLLSLSEEKKEEVIKRALLHDLPEAFTGDVITPTKKKSPELDNLVSLVEKEMFLDWISVNPSISYISDYLEFVINPFEGYLGKIVRAADHFAALLECSLEMFSGNKEDVFRDAFFDFKKKLKNFSELDLSEWIDEIEDLIF
- a CDS encoding metallophosphoesterase family protein, whose product is MLYVIGDIHGCFDDLIKIIDQIEDNSKIIFLGDYIDRGPKSKEVVDLVKDLKNAVPLMGNHEDMLIRYFNGYSSSWLHPNNGGYATIKSFGSPEKVITYLDFFTSLRFLHLENIMGVNILFSHGNINPKFPVKEILGIKTYDEYYEKIQEKLISFNETNIWERNIFEKPTGNYVVVHGHTPFNSVFLNRYKNKIFEINIDTGAVYGGCLTALKIPYTDDEIKKDTTIYQISSKSKVSSRPLCSLEDLFRRNNFE
- the minC gene encoding septum site-determining protein MinC, with amino-acid sequence MVELKMLKSGIVLYIDEYEDLKSLLLEINNIFENVSHIFQPGDKIMLKVEEYRKKIKDIPKIIEKIESYDLKVSSILTENYDENDAIVRVKEKDEPKMETLIISRNLRSGQKLNHSGHLIFIGDVHSGSEIIAGGTLVIFGNCFGIVRAGLKVANSYILSLNLKSSLIQIGEIKQVLSKQYESPVFVYGKGGKIYIEELGNE
- a CDS encoding DMT family transporter yields the protein MSKKWIAVSNLLLVTAIWGLTFPIQKLILPSISPFVYNAIRFWIATLLSFLLFGKGNKFGLLLGIVLGFAYAAQTWGLAITTSSKSGFITAFYIVLIPLFSYIIEKEKPTFFQITGFFIAIVGEYFLSGGIDYFNVGDFLTLICAILYALHVVMVTHFSKKMKEEHLLTSQFFVVALLNSFLGIGSSWKISLNIFSVASFTAIFATIYALIAQIRYQKVVGSNTSALIFVGEPVFATIFSIIILSENLTYFQFLGIFLTTFALILAVLPNYKK